In the Octadecabacter sp. SW4 genome, one interval contains:
- the ligA gene encoding NAD-dependent DNA ligase LigA — protein MSDTQSHTVADIAVADLNLAQARGELARLAQVLARANAAYHTQDAPDLSDADYDTLKQRNAAIEARFPALKRPDSPSEQIGAAPAEGFGKVTHRVAMLSLGNAFSDEDVVDFDAGVRKFLGAPGTLSYTAEPKIDGLSLSLRYENGALVTAATRGDGAVGEDVTANARMVADIPQTLTDAPEIIEVRGEVYMSHADFAALNARQAETSDKQFANPRNAAAGSLRQLDATITRARPLRFFAYAWGDLSAPLADTQMGAIRRLADLGFVTNALTTLCDGPDDMIAHYRQIETQRATLGYDIDGVVYKVNDLGLQRRLGFRSTTPRWAVAHKFPAELAWTRLDSIDIQVGRTGALSPVARLKPVTVGGVVVSNATLHNEDYIKGRGSKGEEIRGGKDIRVGDWVQVYRAGDVIPKIADVDLSKRPAGAQPYVFPQVCPQCGSEAIREEGDAVRRCTGGLICPAQAVEKLKHFVSRGAFDIEGLGAKQVEQFYTDGWVREPADIFTLRERFGNGLQQLKNREGWGDKSAANLFDAIDARREIPLHRLIFGLGIRHVGEQVSKLLATHFGTWEAFETALTQADIGAGAAWDDLMNIDGVGAVLAQSVITTLQQAAERASIDRLVAQLDVQAAARPTSDSPVAGKTVVFTGSLEKMTRAEAKARAESLGAKVAGSVSAKTDLLVAGPGAGSKAKKAAELGIETLDEDGWLTLIGDA, from the coding sequence TTGTCTGATACCCAGTCACATACGGTCGCGGACATCGCTGTTGCTGATCTGAACCTGGCGCAGGCGCGCGGCGAACTGGCGCGACTGGCGCAGGTGCTGGCACGGGCCAATGCCGCCTATCATACCCAGGATGCGCCCGATCTGTCAGACGCCGATTATGATACCCTCAAACAGCGCAACGCGGCAATCGAGGCGCGCTTTCCCGCGCTGAAACGCCCCGATAGCCCCAGCGAACAGATTGGCGCCGCCCCCGCCGAAGGGTTCGGCAAGGTCACCCACCGTGTCGCGATGCTCTCGCTTGGCAATGCGTTTTCGGACGAAGACGTTGTCGATTTCGATGCGGGTGTGCGCAAGTTTCTGGGGGCGCCCGGCACGCTCTCCTACACCGCTGAACCGAAAATCGACGGGCTCTCGCTGTCCCTGCGCTATGAAAACGGCGCGCTGGTCACGGCCGCCACGCGCGGCGATGGCGCGGTGGGCGAAGACGTCACGGCCAATGCGCGCATGGTTGCCGATATTCCGCAAACCCTGACGGATGCGCCCGAGATCATCGAGGTGCGCGGCGAAGTCTATATGTCCCACGCCGATTTCGCCGCCCTGAACGCGCGTCAGGCTGAAACGTCCGACAAGCAATTCGCCAATCCGCGCAACGCCGCCGCCGGATCCCTGCGCCAGCTTGACGCGACCATCACCCGCGCCCGCCCACTGCGGTTTTTCGCCTATGCCTGGGGCGATCTGTCCGCCCCCTTGGCCGATACGCAGATGGGCGCGATCCGGCGTTTGGCCGATCTGGGCTTTGTCACAAACGCGCTGACCACGCTTTGCGACGGCCCCGATGACATGATCGCCCACTACCGCCAGATCGAAACCCAGCGCGCGACCCTTGGCTATGATATTGACGGGGTGGTTTACAAGGTCAACGACCTTGGCCTGCAACGCCGGCTTGGGTTCCGCTCCACGACGCCCCGCTGGGCCGTGGCCCATAAATTTCCCGCCGAACTGGCCTGGACCAGGCTTGACTCGATCGACATTCAGGTGGGGCGCACTGGTGCCCTGTCACCCGTTGCCCGCCTGAAACCGGTTACCGTCGGCGGTGTCGTCGTATCCAACGCGACCCTCCACAACGAAGATTATATCAAGGGGCGCGGCAGCAAGGGCGAGGAAATTCGCGGCGGCAAGGATATCCGTGTCGGCGATTGGGTGCAGGTCTACCGCGCCGGTGACGTGATTCCCAAGATTGCGGATGTGGACCTGTCCAAACGCCCCGCCGGTGCGCAGCCCTATGTATTCCCGCAGGTTTGCCCGCAGTGTGGGTCAGAGGCAATCCGCGAGGAGGGCGACGCCGTGCGCCGGTGCACCGGCGGGCTGATCTGCCCGGCGCAGGCCGTGGAAAAGCTGAAACACTTTGTCAGTCGCGGCGCGTTTGACATCGAAGGGCTGGGCGCAAAACAGGTCGAACAATTCTATACCGACGGTTGGGTGCGCGAACCGGCTGATATTTTCACCCTGCGTGAAAGGTTCGGCAATGGCCTTCAACAGCTGAAAAACCGCGAGGGCTGGGGCGACAAAAGTGCCGCCAACCTGTTTGATGCGATCGACGCGCGGCGCGAGATACCCCTGCACCGGCTGATTTTCGGCCTTGGCATCCGGCATGTGGGGGAACAGGTTTCGAAACTTCTCGCGACCCATTTCGGCACCTGGGAGGCCTTTGAAACCGCGCTGACACAGGCTGACATCGGCGCGGGCGCGGCGTGGGACGACCTGATGAACATCGACGGGGTTGGCGCGGTCTTGGCACAATCGGTGATCACGACCCTGCAACAAGCGGCCGAGCGTGCAAGCATTGACCGCCTTGTCGCGCAACTGGACGTGCAAGCCGCTGCGCGCCCGACCAGCGACAGCCCGGTTGCGGGCAAGACCGTGGTTTTCACCGGTAGCCTGGAAAAAATGACCCGCGCCGAGGCCAAGGCGCGCGCAGAATCCCTTGGGGCCAAGGTCGCCGGGTCGGTGAGCGCGAAAACAGATCTGCTGGTGGCGGGGCCGGGGGCTGGATCAAAGGCGAAAAAAGCGGCCGAGCTGGGCATCGAAACCCTGGACGAAGATGGCTGGCTGACCCTGATTGGTGACGCATGA
- a CDS encoding class I SAM-dependent methyltransferase: MAKTPMKPQLWTPRPVAETVTVYRDWAKDYDADVGARGYETPTRIAQALVPHLPLDTPILDFGCGTGMSGAALIRAGYHVIDGTDITDKMVEIAQTKDIYRKLWISEPGAVPAAPGQYGAIIATGVISLGAAPPETLDLLIAATAPNALIALSFNDPTLADGSFDAVVDARLAAGQLALVSRSHGPHLTAMEMGSDVIVLRRS, from the coding sequence ATGGCCAAGACACCGATGAAACCCCAGTTGTGGACGCCCCGCCCCGTTGCCGAGACAGTCACAGTTTATCGCGACTGGGCCAAGGATTATGACGCCGATGTGGGCGCGCGCGGCTATGAGACGCCGACACGCATTGCGCAGGCGTTGGTGCCACACCTGCCCCTTGATACCCCGATCCTTGATTTTGGTTGCGGCACGGGGATGTCCGGCGCGGCACTAATCCGCGCGGGATATCACGTGATCGACGGCACCGATATCACCGACAAGATGGTCGAAATCGCACAGACCAAGGATATCTATCGCAAGCTCTGGATAAGCGAGCCGGGTGCGGTGCCCGCCGCGCCCGGCCAATACGGCGCGATCATTGCCACCGGCGTGATCAGCCTTGGCGCGGCACCGCCTGAAACGCTTGATCTTCTGATCGCGGCAACGGCGCCTAACGCGTTGATCGCATTGTCGTTTAACGATCCCACCCTTGCCGATGGCAGCTTTGATGCCGTGGTTGATGCGCGCCTTGCCGCAGGCCAGCTTGCGCTCGTCTCGCGCAGCCACGGCCCGCATCTCACCGCGATGGAGATGGGATCGGACGTCATCGTGCTGCGCCGTTCATGA
- the mnmA gene encoding tRNA 2-thiouridine(34) synthase MnmA, with translation MPLDPALNSLGFAKPPADTRVVVAMSGGVDSSVVAAMLAEQGYDVVGVTLQLYDHGAALAKKGACCAGRDIHDARRVAEEMGFPHYVLDYENVFKDAVIDEFADSYLAGATPVPCIRCNERVKFKDLLNTAKDLDADCMATGHYIQRMVGDHGPELHAAADASKDQSYFLFSTTPEQLDYLRFPLGHHASKDETRALARRYGLALADKPDSQDICFVPNGNYASVIEKLRPGAAEPGDIVDVDGNVLGQHNGVLHYTIGQRRGLGIGGLADPLYVVKLDVDKRHVIVGPKDLLATRTVPVREVNWLGDGAFFDGQERHVSVKVRSTKPPTEAILRPLSSTTAEVELLVAEEGVSPGQACVFYETGGSRILGGGWIWRGY, from the coding sequence ATGCCCCTTGATCCTGCCCTGAATTCGCTTGGCTTTGCCAAACCCCCTGCCGACACCCGCGTGGTTGTCGCCATGTCGGGCGGCGTGGACAGTTCGGTTGTGGCGGCGATGCTGGCCGAGCAGGGCTATGATGTGGTGGGCGTAACACTGCAGCTTTACGATCATGGCGCGGCACTTGCCAAAAAAGGGGCGTGCTGTGCGGGCCGCGACATTCATGATGCGCGCCGCGTAGCCGAGGAGATGGGCTTTCCCCACTACGTGCTGGACTATGAAAACGTGTTCAAGGACGCGGTGATTGACGAATTTGCCGATAGCTATCTGGCAGGCGCGACGCCTGTGCCCTGTATCCGCTGCAATGAACGGGTTAAGTTCAAGGATCTGCTGAATACCGCCAAGGATCTGGACGCCGATTGCATGGCCACGGGGCACTATATTCAGCGCATGGTCGGGGATCATGGGCCCGAACTGCATGCGGCGGCGGATGCGTCCAAAGACCAAAGCTATTTTCTGTTTTCTACCACGCCCGAACAACTGGACTATCTGCGCTTTCCGCTGGGCCATCACGCCTCCAAGGACGAAACCCGTGCCCTGGCGCGCAGATACGGGCTGGCACTGGCGGACAAGCCCGACAGTCAGGACATCTGTTTTGTGCCCAATGGCAACTATGCCAGCGTGATCGAAAAACTGCGCCCCGGCGCGGCAGAACCGGGTGACATCGTCGATGTGGATGGCAATGTTCTGGGGCAGCACAACGGCGTGCTGCATTATACGATCGGGCAGCGGCGCGGGCTTGGGATCGGTGGTTTGGCCGATCCGCTTTATGTGGTGAAGCTGGACGTGGACAAGCGCCATGTAATCGTCGGCCCCAAGGATTTGCTGGCGACCCGCACCGTCCCTGTGCGCGAGGTGAACTGGCTGGGCGACGGGGCCTTTTTCGACGGACAAGAGCGGCATGTTTCGGTCAAGGTGCGCTCGACCAAACCGCCGACCGAGGCGATCCTGCGCCCGCTGTCATCCACCACAGCCGAAGTGGAATTGCTGGTCGCCGAAGAGGGCGTTTCGCCCGGGCAGGCCTGTGTGTTCTATGAAACCGGCGGCAGCCGCATTCTTGGTGGCGGCTGGATCTGGCGCGGATACTGA
- the ctrA gene encoding response regulator transcription factor CtrA yields MRVLLVEDDPTMSKSIELMLTHANLNVYATDMGEEGIDLAKLYDYDLILLDINLPDMNGHEVLRQLRLARIDTPILILSGDDGTESKLKGFGFGADDYMTKPFHREELVARIHAIIRRSKGHAQSIIKTGQIGVNLDAKTVEVGGQPVHLTGKEYQMFELLSLRKGTTLTKEMFLNHLYGGMDEPELKIIDVFICKLRKKLSVATGGDNYIETVWGRGYVLRDPQPAAMDAERLAIGA; encoded by the coding sequence ATGCGCGTTTTGCTGGTCGAAGATGACCCCACCATGTCCAAAAGCATCGAACTGATGCTGACCCATGCCAACCTGAATGTCTATGCGACGGATATGGGAGAGGAGGGGATCGATCTTGCGAAACTGTATGATTACGACCTGATCCTGCTTGATATCAATCTGCCTGACATGAATGGCCACGAGGTGCTGCGCCAGTTGCGCCTTGCGCGGATTGATACGCCGATCCTGATCCTGTCAGGCGATGACGGCACCGAAAGCAAACTCAAGGGGTTTGGCTTTGGCGCGGATGATTACATGACCAAACCCTTTCACCGCGAAGAACTGGTTGCACGGATTCACGCGATCATCCGCCGCTCCAAGGGACATGCGCAGTCGATCATCAAGACCGGCCAGATCGGCGTGAATCTTGACGCCAAGACGGTCGAGGTGGGCGGCCAGCCCGTGCATCTGACGGGCAAGGAATACCAGATGTTCGAACTGCTGTCCCTTCGCAAGGGCACGACCCTGACCAAGGAAATGTTCCTTAATCACCTATATGGCGGCATGGACGAACCGGAACTGAAAATCATCGACGTGTTTATCTGCAAGCTGCGCAAAAAGCTGAGCGTGGCAACGGGTGGCGATAACTATATCGAAACGGTTTGGGGGCGGGGCTATGTGTTGCGCGATCCGCAGCCCGCAGCGATGGATGCAGAACGGCTCGCCATCGGCGCATGA
- a CDS encoding iron-sulfur cluster assembly scaffold protein: MIKLYSARILALATDMPHTTRLADPMGSAKKRAPLCGSTVTVDIDLEGGKISRFGQDVKACALGQAAAAVIGAEIIGLDEATVQKGRDELAAMLKSGGPVPAAPFAGLEVLQPAADYKNRHASILLAFDATLEALRAAT; this comes from the coding sequence ATGATCAAACTCTATTCCGCGCGCATTCTGGCACTGGCGACCGACATGCCGCATACCACCCGGTTGGCAGACCCGATGGGCAGCGCAAAGAAACGTGCGCCCCTTTGCGGATCGACGGTGACGGTGGATATCGACCTTGAGGGCGGAAAGATCAGCCGCTTTGGTCAGGACGTCAAAGCCTGCGCCCTGGGTCAGGCGGCAGCAGCGGTGATCGGCGCAGAAATCATCGGGCTGGACGAAGCCACGGTGCAAAAGGGCCGCGATGAACTGGCAGCGATGTTGAAATCGGGCGGGCCGGTGCCTGCCGCGCCCTTTGCCGGGCTCGAGGTGCTGCAACCGGCGGCGGATTACAAGAACCGCCATGCGTCAATCCTGCTGGCCTTTGATGCAACGCTCGAGGCCCTCAGGGCCGCTACATGA
- the hisI gene encoding phosphoribosyl-AMP cyclohydrolase — protein sequence MSFDPATLIYNDAGLIPCIAQAESGEVLMMAWMNAAAVAQTLATRRVTYWSRSRAAFWIKGATSGHTQELIDLRVDCDRDCLLAVVRQVGPACHTHRRSCFFTSVVGGETELMAPMVDGAD from the coding sequence ATGTCGTTTGACCCCGCCACGCTGATCTATAATGACGCCGGATTGATCCCCTGCATTGCCCAGGCCGAAAGCGGCGAGGTGCTGATGATGGCATGGATGAATGCCGCCGCGGTGGCGCAGACCCTTGCGACGCGGCGGGTGACCTATTGGTCGCGCTCGCGCGCGGCGTTTTGGATCAAGGGCGCAACATCGGGCCACACACAGGAGCTGATTGACCTGCGGGTCGATTGTGACCGCGACTGCTTGCTGGCGGTGGTGCGGCAGGTGGGGCCAGCCTGTCACACACACCGGCGATCCTGTTTCTTTACGTCCGTGGTCGGGGGCGAAACCGAACTGATGGCGCCGATGGTGGATGGCGCGGATTGA
- a CDS encoding lipocalin-like domain-containing protein, with product MDTNPILGTWRLLSWYNENESGERHYPLTEAATGYISYTLDGFVFVHISAPARQSYRVNDPFGGSLEEDSAAMKSQITYAGTYEFFGDRVEHHVDHASCPNWAGTTQVRQAAFIDKHLWLSAPDTFLDGKKVTACLEWARAEG from the coding sequence ATGGATACAAACCCCATTCTAGGAACGTGGCGCCTATTAAGCTGGTATAACGAAAACGAAAGTGGCGAACGTCATTATCCGCTCACCGAGGCGGCGACCGGATATATCTCCTATACTTTGGATGGCTTTGTTTTTGTGCACATATCGGCGCCTGCACGCCAATCCTATAGGGTGAATGATCCCTTTGGCGGGTCACTGGAGGAAGACTCGGCGGCGATGAAATCGCAAATCACCTACGCGGGAACTTATGAATTCTTTGGTGATCGTGTCGAACACCATGTCGACCACGCATCTTGTCCCAATTGGGCCGGGACAACGCAAGTCCGGCAAGCAGCGTTCATCGATAAGCACCTTTGGCTGAGTGCGCCTGACACATTTCTGGACGGTAAGAAAGTGACGGCATGCTTGGAATGGGCGCGCGCTGAGGGCTAA
- a CDS encoding SDR family oxidoreductase — translation MTNTALITGASAGIGKEFARYHASRGGDVIITARRADRLLDLKAELERHHGITAHAFAQDIGTADGAVALAAQVDGAGLTVDILINNAGFGGLGRHVDRALEDELGMIDLNVKTLTALTHYFGAKMAAAGGGKILNVGSTAGMMPGPNQAVYFATKAFVQSFSQAVDQELRAQGVTCTVLCPGYVETEFGDTAGLEGTPLTQNSKTTAAQVAKIGYDAMLRGKLVAITEFQLAATLNWVIPFLPRRMVLKMVEKTQSK, via the coding sequence ATGACAAATACAGCCCTGATTACAGGTGCCTCAGCCGGCATTGGCAAGGAATTTGCCCGCTATCACGCCTCGCGCGGCGGTGATGTGATCATTACCGCGCGGCGCGCCGACCGGCTGCTGGATCTCAAGGCTGAACTGGAGCGCCATCACGGGATCACCGCCCATGCCTTTGCCCAGGATATCGGCACCGCTGACGGCGCGGTGGCGCTGGCCGCACAGGTCGATGGGGCAGGTTTGACTGTGGATATCCTGATCAACAATGCCGGTTTCGGTGGGCTGGGGCGCCATGTTGATCGCGCCCTGGAGGACGAGTTGGGCATGATTGACCTGAACGTCAAAACCCTGACCGCGCTGACGCATTATTTCGGTGCGAAAATGGCCGCAGCGGGGGGCGGCAAGATCCTGAACGTGGGATCGACGGCGGGGATGATGCCCGGCCCCAATCAGGCGGTCTATTTCGCGACCAAGGCCTTTGTGCAGTCGTTCAGTCAAGCAGTGGATCAGGAGTTGCGCGCCCAGGGCGTGACCTGCACCGTCTTGTGCCCTGGCTATGTGGAAACGGAATTTGGCGACACCGCGGGCCTGGAGGGCACCCCGCTGACGCAAAACAGCAAGACCACCGCCGCGCAGGTCGCCAAGATCGGCTATGACGCAATGCTGCGCGGCAAGCTGGTGGCGATCACCGAATTTCAACTGGCCGCGACCCTGAACTGGGTGATCCCGTTCCTGCCCCGCCGGATGGTGCTCAAGATGGTCGAAAAGACGCAATCCAAGTAA
- the gluQRS gene encoding tRNA glutamyl-Q(34) synthetase GluQRS produces the protein MITRFAPSPTGPLHLGHAYSALLAHDMAKGGTFLLRIEDIDQTRARPAWEAQIFDDLHWLGLRWPSPVMRQSDRLPAYRDALAQLWAQGLIYPCSCTRRDIQDATNAPQEGAAAFGPDGLIYPGTCRPRTPPAGALPEAVLRLDMGRALAALGQPNLAFTETGPASGQITFTEQDAIATIGDIVLARRDMGTSYHLAVVLDDAAQGITHVVRGEDLFAATKIHVILQKLLGLPTPLYHHHRLIRDDQGRRLAKRDDARALSKYRADGRSPKDIRQMVGL, from the coding sequence ATGATCACCCGTTTCGCGCCGTCACCCACGGGGCCGCTGCACCTGGGGCATGCCTATTCGGCGCTTCTGGCCCATGACATGGCCAAGGGCGGCACTTTCCTGCTGCGGATCGAGGACATCGACCAGACCCGTGCAAGGCCTGCCTGGGAGGCGCAGATCTTTGACGATCTGCACTGGCTGGGGCTGCGATGGCCCAGCCCGGTGATGCGCCAATCAGACCGCCTGCCCGCCTATCGCGACGCCCTTGCACAGCTTTGGGCGCAGGGCTTGATCTACCCCTGCAGCTGCACGCGCCGCGATATTCAGGACGCCACGAATGCACCACAGGAAGGGGCCGCGGCCTTTGGCCCCGACGGGCTGATCTATCCCGGCACCTGTCGCCCCAGAACGCCACCCGCAGGCGCGCTCCCCGAAGCCGTCCTGCGGCTTGACATGGGGCGGGCCTTGGCGGCGCTTGGCCAGCCAAACCTGGCGTTCACCGAAACCGGCCCGGCCAGCGGGCAAATCACGTTTACTGAACAGGACGCGATCGCAACGATCGGCGATATCGTCCTTGCGCGGCGCGATATGGGCACCTCCTACCACCTTGCGGTCGTGCTTGATGACGCAGCCCAGGGCATCACCCATGTGGTGCGCGGCGAGGACCTGTTCGCGGCGACAAAAATTCACGTCATCCTGCAAAAACTGCTGGGCCTGCCCACACCACTTTATCACCACCACCGGCTGATCCGCGATGATCAGGGGCGCCGCCTTGCTAAGCGCGACGATGCGCGCGCCCTGTCAAAATACCGCGCCGATGGGCGCAGCCCCAAGGACATCCGCCAGATGGTCGGACTGTGA
- a CDS encoding DUF1153 domain-containing protein produces MYLKKIDGPRAVTLPDGTMMTHGDLPKPDTRRWVASRKAAVVRAVIAGLISRDTAKSTYGLSEDEFSEWERAVTQHGEAALRTTALQKYRQP; encoded by the coding sequence ATGTATTTGAAAAAGATCGACGGCCCGCGCGCCGTGACCCTGCCGGACGGAACCATGATGACGCATGGCGATCTGCCCAAGCCCGATACGCGCCGCTGGGTCGCTTCGCGCAAGGCCGCGGTGGTGCGGGCGGTGATTGCGGGATTGATTTCGCGCGACACCGCCAAATCGACCTACGGCCTGTCCGAGGATGAGTTTTCCGAATGGGAAAGGGCAGTTACGCAACATGGCGAAGCGGCATTGCGCACCACGGCCTTGCAAAAGTATAGACAACCCTAG
- the recG gene encoding ATP-dependent DNA helicase RecG, with product MTGRPEPLWPLFGELKTLDGVGPKTAQAFAQMQIEKPRDLLFTLPHSGVDRRRRDSIRDVIAPATVTVEVTVGQHAAPASRGRPYRVTVEDAQTTFQLVFFHAHGDYVRKLLPTGQRRLISGKVELFDGVAQMVHPDHVLPVEDGAQIPAFEPVYPLTAGITQKLMWKATRAAVDMAPQLEEWIDPALKQRENWPDWHAALRAAHSPEDSVHLAMSDPARHRLAYDELLAHQMTLALARATLRRGKGRPSPGTGFLQQKVLAALPYKPTDAQTRAVAEIGADMAAKQRMNRLLQGDVGSGKTLVALMALLAATESGGQGVMMAPTEILARQHLEGLRPLAEQAGVVLEILTGRDKGAERGAKLAALASGDIHILVGTHAVFQKDVHFHDLRLAVIDEQHRFGVSQRMELGSKGALADVLVMTATPIPRSLSLAQYGDMDVSVLDEKPPGRTPVTTALVSTAKMDAVVDRLRAAVAEGRQCYWVCPLVEESEISDMTAATERFKRLRAALGEDVVGLVHGQMPPTEKDAAMARFVAGDTKVLVATTVIEVGVNVPNASIMVIERAEKFGLAQLHQLRGRVGRGAAQSTCLLMYQHPLSEGGKRRLEILRETEDGFRISEEDLAMRGAGDVIGTAQSGLPRFRIADLERQAALMELAQSDARKLLHDDPTLDTPRGKAARVLLWLMEQDKAIRLISVG from the coding sequence ATGACGGGGCGCCCCGAACCCCTTTGGCCGCTGTTTGGCGAACTGAAAACACTTGACGGTGTTGGCCCGAAAACGGCCCAAGCCTTTGCGCAGATGCAGATCGAAAAACCGCGTGACTTGCTCTTCACACTGCCTCATTCCGGGGTGGATCGTCGCCGCCGCGACAGTATTCGCGATGTGATTGCCCCTGCGACAGTCACCGTCGAAGTGACGGTCGGGCAACACGCCGCGCCCGCCAGCCGGGGGCGCCCCTACCGCGTGACGGTGGAAGACGCGCAGACCACGTTTCAACTGGTCTTTTTCCACGCGCACGGGGATTACGTGCGCAAATTGCTGCCAACGGGGCAACGCCGCCTGATCTCGGGCAAGGTCGAATTGTTCGATGGGGTGGCGCAGATGGTCCACCCCGATCACGTGCTGCCGGTGGAGGACGGCGCGCAAATTCCGGCCTTTGAACCGGTCTATCCGCTCACCGCCGGGATCACCCAGAAACTGATGTGGAAGGCGACACGCGCCGCGGTCGATATGGCACCGCAGCTGGAAGAATGGATTGATCCGGCGCTGAAGCAACGCGAAAACTGGCCTGATTGGCACGCCGCGCTGCGGGCCGCCCATTCCCCCGAAGACAGCGTGCATCTGGCCATGAGCGACCCCGCGCGCCACCGCCTTGCCTATGACGAACTGCTGGCGCATCAGATGACGCTGGCCCTGGCCCGCGCGACCCTGCGCCGTGGCAAGGGGCGGCCCAGTCCCGGCACGGGGTTCTTGCAGCAAAAGGTGCTGGCCGCGCTTCCTTACAAACCAACCGATGCGCAGACCCGTGCAGTGGCGGAAATCGGTGCCGATATGGCCGCAAAGCAACGGATGAATCGGTTGTTGCAGGGCGATGTCGGCTCGGGCAAGACGCTGGTGGCCTTGATGGCGCTGTTGGCGGCCACTGAATCGGGCGGGCAGGGCGTGATGATGGCCCCGACAGAAATTCTTGCACGTCAACATCTTGAGGGGTTGCGCCCCTTGGCCGAACAGGCGGGCGTCGTGCTGGAAATCCTCACCGGACGCGACAAGGGGGCGGAACGCGGCGCGAAACTGGCCGCACTCGCCAGCGGTGATATTCATATCCTTGTGGGCACCCATGCGGTGTTTCAAAAGGATGTGCATTTCCACGATCTGCGCCTTGCGGTCATTGATGAACAGCACCGCTTTGGCGTGTCGCAGCGGATGGAACTGGGATCAAAGGGCGCGCTGGCCGATGTGCTGGTGATGACTGCCACGCCGATCCCGCGTTCGCTGTCGCTGGCGCAATATGGCGATATGGATGTGTCGGTGCTCGATGAAAAACCGCCCGGACGCACGCCGGTGACGACTGCGCTGGTCAGCACCGCCAAGATGGATGCGGTTGTAGACCGGTTGCGCGCCGCCGTGGCCGAGGGGCGGCAATGTTACTGGGTCTGCCCGCTGGTCGAGGAAAGCGAGATCAGCGATATGACGGCCGCGACCGAACGGTTCAAACGGTTGCGTGCGGCATTGGGGGAAGATGTTGTCGGGCTGGTGCACGGCCAGATGCCCCCCACCGAAAAGGATGCCGCGATGGCGCGGTTCGTGGCCGGTGACACCAAGGTGCTGGTCGCCACCACCGTGATCGAAGTGGGCGTGAACGTCCCCAATGCCAGCATCATGGTGATCGAGAGGGCTGAAAAATTCGGACTGGCGCAATTGCACCAGCTACGTGGCCGTGTCGGGCGCGGCGCGGCGCAATCGACCTGCCTGCTGATGTATCAGCACCCCCTCAGCGAGGGCGGCAAGCGGCGCCTTGAGATCTTGCGCGAGACCGAAGACGGCTTTCGGATTTCTGAGGAAGATCTGGCGATGCGCGGGGCAGGGGATGTGATCGGCACCGCACAATCGGGCCTGCCGCGCTTTCGGATCGCCGATCTGGAGCGTCAGGCGGCGCTGATGGAACTGGCGCAATCGGATGCGCGCAAATTGCTGCATGATGACCCGACGCTGGACACACCCCGGGGCAAGGCGGCGCGGGTGCTGCTGTGGCTGATGGAACAGGACAAAGCTATTCGTTTGATATCAGTGGGTTAG